One segment of Podospora pseudopauciseta strain CBS 411.78 chromosome 5 map unlocalized CBS411.78m_5.2, whole genome shotgun sequence DNA contains the following:
- a CDS encoding uncharacterized protein (EggNog:ENOG503NZQV; COG:P): METRAGGLVRSRVANACDTCKQRKIRCSGVLPCGYCVRRRDPDSCRYTAPRVRRPRPSTTTTTAGHRGDDVRSSVSHASGSPGAASNHSVVRIGAPVQQQHHHRIEEQHPLEEHEDTEVPREARLLCDAQGKLVFIGDCAPLSFFQTVRRLVTTRVDAHAFAPETGGYSALENASSRPSVSSGYGALPPRVRIEIGPAAVGAYLEVTRGLIDLFEDDARLERDIIEWAAEDHGDDALAGAVNYLVLAIGCQKIEKGGEGTGQQYFDYARNVALASLGGNLGVASVQVFILITLYSLGACQINAAFLFFGLAARAALSIGVHRTAVNARFGPDIHRQRDRLWKSLRVVDLFLSTSMGRPPATSDVDCTVPYRQPDENGREKFDLLNASVQIFLVIESVVVEVYSRRKISPRLTEGISRELRGWSGQWLERLKEVVEDNEEGDVDAGVVNGACQVLASYYYAVMLVSRPFLMVELHRRLSDGCSSPTTTSGKSKLADACIDAAILMVEPIQDLIDRGLMTRRAPVIVSWLFASSLVLGVGLIGGFGRIIEKYCRAAITALEYFAQTDTHAVQYSLIAKSLLSTALEYLETKEIQERARRTASSSQLFGLIPRTPRGSDGGLDGPQSKTNQAAGPGESSSKPDKPHPSQDDAVMQRFGFDFESTFLGMTGTPEFSVFSGFEENADQTFGALNLFPLLDGDGHIDLASYF; this comes from the exons aTGGAAACCAGAGCCGGCGGCCTCGTCCGGTCCCGCGTCGCCAACGCGTGCGACACGTGCAAGCAGCGCAAGATCCGGTGCAGCGGCGTGTTGCCGTGCGGGTACTGCGTCCGCCGCCGGGACCCCGACAGTTGCCGGTACACCGCCCCGCGTGTGAGGCGTCCGAGGccgtcaaccaccaccaccaccgcgggCCACCGCGGGGATGATGTGAGGAGTTCTGTTTCGCATGCTTCTGGGTCGCCGGGGGCGGCTTCAAATCATTCGGTTGTGCGAATCGGTGCGccggtgcagcagcagcaccaccaccggatTGAGGAGCAACATCCGTTGGAAGAGCACGAGGACACCGAGGTgccgagggaggcgaggctGCTGTGTGACGCGCAGGGGAAGCTGGTCTTTATCGGGGACTGCGCGCCGCTGTCGTTTTTCCAGACGGTGAGGAGGCTGGTGACCACACGGGTGGATGCGCATGCTTTTGCGCCCGAGACGGGGGGGTACTCGGCGCTGGAGAATGCATCTTCCAGGCCGTCGGTGTCGTCTGGTTACGGGGCGTTGCCGCCGCGGGTGAGGATTGAGATCGGGCCTGCTGCGGTGGGGGCGTATTTGGAGGTTACGAGGGGGTTGATTGATttgtttgaggatgatgcGAGGCTGGAGAGGGATATTATCGAGTGGGCTGCGGAGGATCATGGGGATGATGCTCTGGCTGGGGCGGTTAATTATTTGGTGTTGGCGATTGGGTGTCAGAagattgagaaggggggtgaagggACGGGGCAGCAGTATTTTGACTACGCGAGGAACGTGGCGCTTGCGAGTTTAGGGGGGAATTTGGGAGTGGCGAGCGTGCAGGTTTTTATACTTATCACGCTGTACTCGCTGGGGGCGTGTCAGATTAATGCCGCGTTTTTGTTCTTTGGGCTGGCGGCACGGGCAGCGCTGTCGATAGGGGTGCATAGGACCGCGGTCAATGCGAGGTTCGGGCCCGACATTCACAGGCAGAGGGACAGGTTGTGGAAGAGCCTGAGGGTGGTGGACTTGTTCTTGTCGACGTCGATGGGGAGACCGCCAGCGACATCGGATGTGGACTGTACGGTGCCGTACAGACAGCCGGACGAAAACGGGAGGGAGAAGTTTGATCTGTTGAACGCGTCGGTACAGATATTCCTGGTGATCGAGAGTGTCGTGGTGGAGGTATATTCGAGGAGGAAAATCTCGCCGAGGTTGACCGAGGGGATATCGAGAGAGCTGAGAGGGTGGTCAGGGCAatggttggagaggttgaaggaggTAGTGGAGGATAATGAGGAAGGTGACGTCGATGCTGGAGTGGTGAATGGTGCCTGCCAGGTGCTGGCCTCGTATTATTACGCAGTGATGCTGGTCTCGAGGCCATTCTTGATGGTGGAGCTACATCGAAGGCTTTCCGATGGATGTTCGTCACCGACCACGACTTCGGGAAAGTCGAAGCTTGCGGATGCCTGCATCGACGCAGCAATACTGATGGTTGAACCCATTCAGGACCTGATCGATAGAGGTCTGATGACAAGACGAGCACCTGTTATCGT GTCATGGCTGTTTGCCTCCTCGCTCGTCCTCGGTGTCGGTCTTATTGGCGGGTTTGGTCGCATCATCGAGAAGTACTGCCGCGCTGCCATTACCGCTCTCGAATACTTTGCGCAAACCGACACCCACGCGGTTCAATACTCGCTCATTGCCAAGTCATTACTCAGCACAGCACTAGAATACCTGGAAACGAAGGAGATACAGGAGCGGGCACGCAGGACAGCGAGCTCGTCACAGCTGTTTGGGCTCATACCACGAACTCCTCGGGGAAGCGATGGCGGTCTTGACGGGCCACAATCCAAAACAAACCAAGCTGCAGGACCGGGagaaagcagcagcaagccagacaagccccatccatcccaagACGATGCTGTGATGCAACGCTTTGGCTTCGACTTTGAGTCTACGTTTTTGGGGATGACAGGAACACCCGAGTTTTCTGTCTTTAGCGGCTTTGAAGAAAATGCCGACCAAACCTTTGGGGCCCTAAACCTGTTCCCGCTtcttgatggggatgggcatATCGACTTGGCCAGCTACTTTTGA
- the CCT2 gene encoding T-complex protein 1 subunit beta (EggNog:ENOG503NV78; COG:O): MASFSPTQIFEEGTTQEKGENARLSAFVGAIAVGDLVKSTLGPKGMDKILQSASTAEIMVTNDGATILKSISLDNAAAKVLVNISKVQDDEVGDGTTSVTVLAAELLREAEKLVDKKIHPQTIIEGYRIASQAALKALEASAVDHSNNPQAFREDLLAIARTTLSSKVLAQDRDHFSKLAVDAIMRLKGSSDLSHIQIIKKAGGKLCESYLDEGFILDKKIGVNQPKRLENAKILVANTSMDTDKVKIFGARLKVSSTAKLADLEKAEKEKMKAKVEKIKAHGINCFINRQLIYNWPEQLFTDAGIMSIEHADFDGIERLALVTGGEITSTFDHPESVKLGHCDLIEEVIIGEDTLIKFSGVAAGQACTIVLRGATDQLLDEAERSLHDALAVLSQTVKEPRTTLGGGCAEMVMAKAVEGAATRVEGKKQMAVSSFAVALRQLPTILADNAGLDSGELVARLRKAIYDGLTTYGLDLMTPGGGITDMRELGVIESYKLKKAVVSSASEAAELLLRVDDIIRAAPRRRERH, from the exons ATG GCTTCCTTCAGTCCCACCCAAATCTTCGAGGAGGGCACCACACAGGAGAAGGGTGAGAATGCCCGTCTCAGCGCCTTCGTTGGCGCCATCGCCGTCGGTGATCTGGTGAAGAGCACACTTGGCCCCAAGGGCATGGACAAGATTCTACAGTCTGC CTCGACCGCCGAGATCATGGTGACAAACGACGGtgccaccatcctcaagtccatctccctcgacaacgccgccgccaaggTCCTCGTAAACATCTCCAAGGTTCAAGATGACGAAGTCGGTGACGGTACCACCTCGGTCACCGTCCTCGCCGCTGAGCTGCTTCGCGAAGCCGAGAAGCTGGTCGACAAGAAGATCCACCCCCAGACCATCATCGAAGGGTACCGGATAGCCAGCCAGGCCGCCCTGAAGGCTCTCGAGGCCTCTGCGGTcgaccacagcaacaacccccaagcGTTCAGAGAagacctcctcgccatcgcgCGGACGACGCTGAGCTCCAAGGTGCTCGCCCAAGACAGGGATCACTTCTCCAAGCTCGCGGTCGATGCCATCATGAGACTCAAGGGTTCTTCCGACCTCAGCCACATTCaaatcatcaagaaggccggCGGCAAGCTCTGCGAGTCATACCTGGACGAGGGTTTCATCCTGGACAAGAAGATTGGCGTCAACCAGCCCAAGCGCCTCGAAAACGCAAAGATCCTCGTCGCCAACACGTCGATGGACACGGACAAGGTCAAGATCTTCGGCGCGCGCCTCAAGGTCAGCTCGACCGCCAAGCTGGCCGATTTGgaaaaggccgagaaggaaaagaTGAAGGCCAAGgtggagaagatcaaggcgCACGGGATCAACTGCTTCATCAACAGGCAGCTCATCTACAACTGGCCCGAGCAGCTTTTTACGGATGCCGGCATCATGTCGATCGAGCACGCCGACTTTGACGGCATTGAGCGGTTAGCTCTCGTGACGGGCGGCGAGATCACCTCGACGTTTGACCACCCGGAATCCGTCAAGCTCGGCCACTGCGACTTGATTGAGGAGGTGATTATTGGTGAGGATACCCTGATCAAGTTCTCGGGCGTGGCTGCTGGACAGGCGTGCACGATTGTGCTCCGCGGTGCGACAGATCAGCTGCTCGACGAGGCCGAGCGCAGTTTGCACGACGCGCTCGCTGTTCTTTCCCAGACTGTCAAGGAGCCCCGGACGACGCTTGGTGGCGGTTGTGccgagatggtgatggccaAGGCTGTGGAGGGGGCTGCTACCCGGGTTGAGGGCAAGAAGCAGATGGCTGTTTCTTCCTTTGCTGTCGCTCTCAGACAGCTGCCTACTATTCTGGCAGACAATGCCGGTCTTGATTCCGGGGAGCTGGTTGCTCGCTTGCGCAAGGCTATATATGATGGCTTGACCACGTATGGTCTTGACCTGATGACGCCTGGTGGCGGCATCACGGACATGCGGGAGCTTGGTGTTATTGAGAGCTACAAGCTGAAAAAGGCAGTGGTTTCTTCGGCTAGTGAGGCGGCCgag CTCCTGCTCCGTGTGGATGACATAATAAGGGCGGCCCCCAGAAGGCGTGAGAGACATTGA
- a CDS encoding uncharacterized protein (COG:S; EggNog:ENOG503PZQR), protein MFASVNTLAIGLFALTTSLTSAQGGPGFEKFHDFSKTCTNITLDGYGLSADCTPLDPSKPLVKNPVTVLDFCVGFNDITMKLAASIYGKLSRDCDKCILTADPGAILQCECEFWDTNEEKYAIKNVTGDLDTVFTNYDGTMSCVGTETESTPDDWTTTLIPTAFPTTLLPRILKSEPSRNEMDSDIWKQGGKVRLCWTHINQTVFGA, encoded by the exons ATGTTCGCCTCTGTCAACACGCTTGCCATCGGGCTCTtcgccctcaccacctccttgaCCAGCGCTCAAGGAGGCCCGGGCTTCGAGAAATTCCACGACTTTTCCAAGACCtgcaccaacatcacccttGATGGTTACGGTCTTTCAGCTGATTGCACACCCCTTGACCCCTCCAAGCCTTTGGTCAAAAACCCCGTTACCGTGCTGGACTTCTGCGTTGGTTTCAACGACATCACTATGAAGCTCGCGGCCTCCATATATGGCAAGCTCAGCAGAGACTGTGACAAGTGCATCCTGACTGCCGATCCTGGGGCTATTCTGCAGTGCGAGTGCGAGTTCTGGGACACGAACGAGGAGAAGTACGCGATCAAGAATGTGACAGGGGATCTGG ACACTGTCTTCACCAACTATGACGGTACTATGTCATGCGTCGGGACTGAAACAGAGAGCACACCCGACGACTGGACCACTACTCTTATACCCACCGCCTTCCCCACGACTTTACTACCTCGAATACTGAAATCAGAACCCAGTCGAAATGAGATGGATTCGGACATTTGGAAACAAGGGGGCAAAGTTCGGCTGTGCTGGACTCACATCAACCAGACTGTCTTCGGtgcctag
- the FAH12 gene encoding Oleate hydroxylase fah12 (COG:I; EggNog:ENOG503NUUZ): protein MAAGKSSGVAAEKNASQRKAINGDSAVSSYAPSPADSPRHSASSTSLSSLASTDAPAPKKNYGKLIDTYGNEFEVPDFTIKEIRDAIPKHCFERSNLRSFSYVARDIALLATTFYLWHNFVTPEYVPNKAARVVLWGVYTFLQGLFGTGIWVLAHECGHGAFSASKTVCNVTGWFLHSALLVPYYSWQLSHSKHHKATGNMERDMVFLPRTREQQATRLGKMVHELHELAEETPIVTLIHLVGQQTIGWWNYLLTNVTGHNNHERHREGRGKGKKNGFGGGVNHFDPRSPLYENRDAWAIIMSDVGIACTISILVYLCKQFGTANMFVWYFLPYMWVNHWLVAITFLQHTDPSLPHYTEEEWDFVKGAAATIDREFGFIGRHLLHGIIETHVLHHYVSTIPFYNADEATEAIKPVMGKHYRADVKDGPVGFIKSMWKAARWCQWVEPTEGAEGPAKGVLFFRNRNGLGTAPAKIAAPVAK from the exons ATGGCTGCTGGAAAGTCTTCCGGCGTTGCTGCCGAGAAGAACGCCTCTCAAAGAAAGGCTATCAACGGCGACTCGGCCGTCTCGAGCTAcgctccctcccccgccgaTTCTCCCCGTCACTCGGCCTCGTCCACCTCGCTTTCGTCTCTTGCCTCGACTGACGCCCCGGCTCCTAAGAAGAATTACGGCAAGCTCATCGACACTTACGGAAACGAGTTCGAGGTCCCCGACTTCACCATCAAGGAGATCCGCGATGCCATTCCCAAGCACTGCTTCGAGCGGTCCAACCTCCGCAGCTTCAGCTATGTCGCCCGTGACATTGCTCTTTTGGCCACCACCTTCTACCTCTGGCACAACTTTGTGACCCCCGAGTACGTCCCCAACAAGGCTGCCCGCGTGGTCCTCTGGGGTGTCTACACTTTCCTCCAGGGTCTCTTCGGTACCGGCATCTGGGTCCTTGCCCACGAGTGCGGCCACGGTGCCTTCTCCGCTTCCAAGACTGTTTGCAACGTGACCGGCTGGTTCCTTCACTCTGCTCTCTTGGTCCCTTACTACAGTTGGCAGCTGAGCCACAGCAAGCACCACAAGGCCACCGGCAACATGGAGCGCGACATGGTTTTCCTTCCCCGCACCCGCGAGCAGCAGGCCACCCGCCTCGGCAAGATGGTCCATGAGCTTCATGAGCTCGCCGAGGAGACTCCCATCGTTACTTTGATCCACTTGGTTGGCCAGCAGACCATCGGCTGGTGGAActacctcctcaccaacgtTACCGgacacaacaaccacgagAGGCACAGAGAGGGCCGtggcaagggcaagaagaacgGTTTCGGCGGCGGGGTCAACCATTTCGATCCCCGCAGCCCTCTGTATGAGAACCGTGATGCCTGGGCTATCATCATGAGCGACGTTGGTATTGCCTGCACCATCTCCATTCTGGTGTACCTCTGCAAGCAGTTTGGCACCGCCAACATGTTTGTCTGGTACTTCCTCCCCTACATGTGGGTCAACCACTGGCTCG TTGCCATCACCTTCCTCCAGCACACCGACCCCTCGCTTCCCCACTACACCGAAGAGGAGTGGGACTTTGTCAAGGGCGCCGCCGCCACTATCGACCGTGAGTTTGGCTTCATCggccgccacctcctccacggcaTCATCGAGACCCACGTCCTCCACCACTACGTCAGCACCATCCCCTTCTACAACGCCGACGAGGCCACCGAGGCCATCAAGCCCGTCATGGGCAAGCACTACCGCGCCGATGTCAAGGACGGCCCCGTTGGCTTCATCAAGTCCATGTGGAAGGCTGCTCGTTGGTGCCAGTGGGTTGAGCCCACCGAGGGTGCCGAGGGTCCCGCCAAGGGTGTTCTCTTCTTCCGCAACCGCAACGGCCTCGGTACCGCGCCTGCGAAGATTGCCGCTCCTGTTGCCAAGTGA
- a CDS encoding uncharacterized protein (EggNog:ENOG503P1UF; COG:G) has translation MVTPRCFSRATLVLLSVILSLLLFTALRVHNGIPPTVSISAAQSMVENLAGEWFHLDRQHPDKVSPFTPQADNAAEEPKPPELPVEGKSSRNLARPPELEYLRQEKFGLTDTILYTQQCIKPVYDKTVDRNLVSNITTPFTSNKSTIGLTLSDENLSLPPCNPISLPVSKPYPKTPHPELIFGVASTYERLSSESTLSAFAHWLSHSKSRLILTITDYHSLPSPSASSSSLLKLYHSRSILVSAFPPPPPPAHTKNYTTPQLHFLLLSTLLSFSTPQTTFLSLIDDDTFFPSLHRLSVALGRYDPSVPLYLGARSESKSANRQYGEMAFGGAGLFVSVPLARQLVPYFERCAVEYGGRDRGGDELLRDCVYEFTEVRLTEVRGLWQGDLRGDVSGFFEGGRVGRRGGERRGGGEGRYLDPWHNPGIPPRDHKRVKREEREGGAAGGRGTRRYLDPWKNPGIPPRNPEQLRREERGGGAGGGRGTGRWRGGEKREDRGGGAGGGRGTGKWDHLPISPSDAQHLPREERGGGAAGGRGTGKWDHPSNPHPKHLPTPDLRPRDNPPPPS, from the coding sequence atggtgaccCCACGGTGTTTCTCACGAGCTACCCTGGTATTGCTGTCGGTTATCCTGAGTCTCCTGCTGTTTACCGCCCTCCGAGTTCACAATGGAATCCCGCCAACCGTCTCCATCTCAGCCGCTCAGTCCATGGTTGAGAACCTAGCGGGGGAATGGTTCCATCTCGACCGGCAGCACCCAGACAAAGTCTCACCCTTTACCCCGCAAGCGGACAATGCCGCAGAAGAACCAAAACCGCCAGAGCTCCCGGTAGAAGGCAAATCAAGTCGGAACCTCGCTCGACCTCCGGAGCTGGAATACCTTCGACAGGAAAAGTTTGGCCTCACAGACACAATCCTCTACACCCAGCAATGCATCAAACCCGTTTACGACAAGACCGTCGATCGAAATCTTGTCTctaacatcaccacccctttCACCTCAAACAAATCAACCATCGGCCTCACCCTCAGCGACGAaaatctctccctcccaccgtGCAACCCCATCTCCCTTCCCGTTTCAAAACCCTatcccaaaaccccccacccGGAGCTCATATTCGGCGTAGCCTCCACCTACGAGCGTCTCTCCTCCGAGTCCACCCTCTCAGCATTCGCCCACTGGTTGTCCCACTCCAAATCAAGACTCATCCTCACAATAACAGATTaccactccctcccctcgccctctgcctcttcatcttccctACTAAAACTGTACCACTCCCGCTCCATCTTAGTCTCcgccttccccccccccccaccccccgccCACACCAAGAAttacaccaccccccaactgcacttcctcctcttgtcgACGTTGTTATCCttttccaccccccaaaccacgTTTCTCTCCCTCATCGACGACGACACTTTTTTTCCGTCTCTGCACCGCCTGTCGGTTGCGTTGGGAAGATATGACCCGTCAGTGCCGTTGTATCTCGGTGCCAGGTCAGAAAGCAAATCGGCGAATAGACAGTACGGGGAGATGGCgtttgggggggcggggttgTTTGTTTCTGTGCCGCTGGCTAGGCAGCTGGTTCCCTACTTTGAGAGGTGTGCGGTTGAGTATGGGGGGAGAGACAgagggggggatgagctGTTGAGGGATTGTGTTTATGAATTTACGGAAGTGAGGCTGAcggaggtgagggggttgtggcaGGGGGATTTGAGGGGGGATGTTTCTGGTTTCTTTGAGGGGGGacgggtggggaggagggggggggagaggcggggaggaggggaggggaggtatCTTGATCCATGGCATAACCCTGGGATTCCACCGAGAGATCACAAACGCgtgaagagagaagagagggagggtggtgctgctgggggaCGGGGGACGAGGAGGTATCTTGACCCATGGAAGAACCCTGGGATTCCACCAAGAAATCCCGAACAGCTCCGCCGGGAGGAGagaggcggtggtgctggtggtggtagaggTACCggaaggtggagggggggagagaagagggaggacagaggcggtggtgctggcggggggagggggactgGAAAATGGGACCACCTTCCCATCTCTCCCAGCGACgctcaacacctccctcggGAAGAAAGAGGCGGTGGTGCCGCTGGTGGGAGAGGCACTGGAAAATGGGACCACCCCTctaacccccatcccaaacacCTCCCCACACCCGACCTCCGCCCTAGagacaaccccccccccccctcctaa
- the PRT1 gene encoding Translation initiation factor 3 subunit b (EggNog:ENOG503NXCR; BUSCO:EOG09260K24; COG:J) — protein MAPSYETLRDENLDEEDFDYDEVDVSDLKEKYEVQLEQGYDTFVVIDGLPEVTEEQKPKLVKFLLKKLNTVGKTSEDAIFMPFGDHGKSLRFAFVEYSSPAEAAAAVRQLDYSPLDKKHTLRVNKLTDIDRYGREGRIDEEYTPPTIEPFQEKEHLRSFMADPSGRGRDQFVMYRGDTVGVFWNNEKDQPENIVDRPHWTETFVQWSPLGTYLTSVHQQGVQLWGGASWTRIRRFAHPFVNLVAFSPNENYLVTWSNRPISIPDEGHPQLSIDDDGKNYVIWDIETGKPIRSFAQQDTPAGPDGEAKKPAKFPWPAFKWSADDKYVARLNQGTSISVYELPRMNLLDKTTVKLDGVVDFDWAPATVKREGVKEYEQLFCFWTPEIGSNPARVGLMSIPSKQVVRSLNLFSVSDAKLHWQSEGAYLCVKVDRHSKSKKSQATTLEIFRIKEKGVPVEVVDTIKDTVINFAWEPKGDRFVTITTTEPVGATAVPPKTSVAFFCPEKAKGNAVGNFKHLRTLEKKNSNAIYWSPKGRFVVVATVHNTQSSDLDFYDLDFEGEKPESDKDLTANLQLMNTADHYGVTDVEWDPSGRYVATWASAWKHAMENGYHIYDFRGEQLREEPIEKFKQWAWRPRPATLLSKEEQKQIRKNLREYSRIFEQEDAERISSADVAVVQERRRLLEDWYNWREVVEEEVAEERAELGLPADPVEELLKAKTAEVAPNGEEQVIEEIMEEVLEETEEIVN, from the exons ATGGCGCCGTCCTATGAGACTCTGCGCGACGAGAacctcgacgaggaggattTCGACTACGACGAGGTTGATGTGTCGGATCTCAAGGAGAAATATGAGGTCCAGCTCGAGCAGGGCTACGACACCTTTGTCGTCATCGACGGCCTTCCCGAGGTCACCGAGGAGCAGAAGCCCAAGCTCGTCAAgttcttgttgaagaagctcaacACGGTCGGCAAGACCAGCGAGGATGCTATCTTCATGCCCTTTGGTGACCATGGCAAGTCGTTGCG CTTTGCCTTTGTCGAGTACTCATCGCCCGCCGAGGCCGCTGCAGCCGTGCGCCAGCTCGACTACTCCCCTCTCGACAAGAAGCACACTCTGCGCGTCAACAAGCTGACCGACATCGACCGCTATGGCCGTGAGGGTCGCATCGACGAGGAGTACActccccccaccatcgaGCCTTTCCAAGAAAAGGAGCACCTGCGCTCCTTCATGGCCGACCCCTCGGGCCGCGGCAGAGATCAGTTCGTCATGTACAGGGGAGACACGGTCGGTGTGTTTTGGAACAACGAAAAGGACCAGCCCGAGAACATTGTTGACCGCCCACACTGGACCGAGACCTTTGTGCAATGGTCGCCCCTGGGCACATATCTCACCTCAGTTCACCAGCAGGGTGTTCAGCTCTGGGGTGGTGCCTCCTGGACGAGAATCAGGCGTTTCGCCCATCCCTTCGTTAACCTCGTTGCCTTCTCGCCCAACGAAAACTACCTCGTTACGTGGTCCAACAGGCCTATTTCCATTCCTGATGAGGGCCACCCCCAGCTGTCTATCGACGACGATGGAAAGAACTATGTGATCTGGGACATCGAGACCGGCAAGCCCATCCGTTCTTTTGCCCAACAGGACACCCCCGCCGGACCCGATGGtgaggccaagaagcccgCTAAGTTTCCCTGGCCGGCGTTCAAGTGGTCTGCCGATGACAAGTACGTCGCCAGACTGAACCAGGGAACATCCATCTCTGTGTACGAGCTTCCCAGGATGaacctcctcgacaagacCACCGTGAAGCTTGACGGCGTGGTGGACTTTGACTGGGCGCCCGCGACCGTGAAGAGAGAAGGTGTGAAGGAGTATGAGCAGCTTTTCTGCTTCTGGACCCCCGAGATTGGCAGCAACCCCGCCAGAGTCGGTCTCATGAGCATTCCCTCCAAGCAGGTCGTCAGATCGCTCAACCTCTTCAGTGTTTCCGATGCCAAACTTCACTGGCAGTCAGAGGGTGCCTACCTCTGTGTCAAGGTTGACAGGCAttccaagtccaagaagtCTCAGGCCACCACTCTGGAGATTTTCcgcatcaaggagaagggtgtCCCCGTCGAGGTTGTCGACACCATCAAGGACACAGTCATCAACTTTGCGTGGGAGCCCAAGGGTGACAGATTCGTCACCATCACGACGACTGAGCCCGTTGGCGCCACCGCTGTTCCCCCCAAGACGTCTGTTGCCTTCTTCTGCCccgagaaggccaaggggAACGCTGTTGGTAACTTCAAGCACCTCCGGACgctcgagaagaagaacagcaaCGCCATCTACTGGTCGCCAAAGGGCAGATTCGTCGTTGTGGCCACCGTCCACAACACGCAGAGCTCGGATCTCGACTTCTACGATCTCGACTTTGAGGGCGAGAAGCCAGAGTCGGACAAGGACCTGACTGCCAACTTGCAGCTCATGAACACTGCTGACCACTATGGCGTCACCGACGTGGAGTGGGACCCCTCTGGACGTTACGTTGCCACCTGGGCCTCTGCCTGGAAGCACGCC ATGGAGAACGGATACCACATCTACGACTTCAGGGGTGAGCAGCTCCGTGAAGAGCCCATTGAGAAGTTCAAGCAATGGGCGTGGCGTCCCCGCCCGGCCACTCTCCTCAGcaaggaggagcagaagcagatCCGCAAGAACCTCCGCGAGTACTCGAGAATCTTTGAGCAAGAGGATGCCGAGCGTATCAGCAGCGCCGACGTGGCTGTCGTCCAGGAGAGACGCCGTCTGCTCGAGGACTGGTACAACTGGcgcgaggtggtggaggaggaggttgccgaggagCGTGCCGAGCTCGGCCTCCCCGCCGACCCTGTGGAGGAGCTCCTCAAGGCCAAGACGGCCGAGGTTGCGCCCAACGGTGAGGAGCAGGTCATTGAGGAGAtcatggaggaggtgctggaggagacggaggagattgTTAACTAG